In bacterium, the genomic stretch GCGGGTGGAGGAGATCTTCTCGTACCGCACCACCCACAATGAGGGCGTCTTCCGCGTCTATACCGACGAGATGCGCGCGGCCCGGCGCAGCGGGGTCATCACCGGCCTGCCGGATGCCTACGGTCGCGGCCGCATCATCGGCGACTACCGCCGCGTGCCACTCTACGGCGTGGACCGGCTGATCGCCGCCAAGCAGGCCGACAAGCGCGCGCTGGGCCGCGGGCCCATGACCGAAGAGACCATTCGTCTGTCCGAGGAGTTGCACAAGCAGATTGACTTCCTGGGCAAGCTCAAGGACATGGCCGCGCTCTACGGCTACGACGTCTCCGGCCCGGCGACCACGGCCCGTGAGGCGGTGCAGTGGCTGTACTTCGCCTACCTCGGCGCCATCAAGGAGCAGAACGGGGCGGCGATGTCGCTGGGGCGGGTGAGCGCCTTCCTGGACATCTACTTCGAGCGCGACCTGGCCGAGGGCACGCTGGATGAGGCGGGCGCGCAGGAGTTGATGGATGACCTGTGCCTGAAGCTGCGGCTGGCTCGGCAACTGCGGACGCCAGACTACAACGAGCTGTTCGCGGGCGACCCCACGTGGGTCACTGAAGCCCTCGGCGGGCAGGGCGAGGACGGGCGCACGCTGGTCACGCGCACCAGCTTCCGCATGCTCCACACCCTCTACAACCTCGGCCCCGCGCCGGAGCCCAACCTGACCGTTCTGTGGGCGCAGACGCTCCCCGCAGCCTGGAAGCGCTACTGCGCGCGGGTCTCCATCGAGACGGGCGCCATCCAGTACGAGAACGATGACGTGATGCGGCCGCTGTATGGCGACGACTACGGCATCGCCTGCTGCGTGTCGGCGATGCAGACCGGTCGGCAGATGCAATACTTCGGGGCGCGCTGCAACCTCCCCAAGGTGCTGCTCATGGCGCTCAACGGGGGCCGGGACGAGATCAGCGGCACCCAGGTCGGGCCCGAGCTGCCGCCCCTGCCCGAGGGCGTGCTCGACTACGCTACGGTCATGGAGCGCTTCCGCTTCTACCGCGACTGGCTGGCCGGCCTGTACGCCAACACGATGAACGTCATCCACTACATGCACGACAAGTACGCCTGTGAGAAGCTGCAGATGGCCCTGCACGACACCACCGTCGAGCGCCTCATGGCCTTTGGCGTGGCCGGGCTCTCCGTGCTGGCGGACTCGCTCAGCGCCATCAAGTACGCGCAGGTGACCGCGCGTCGCGACGAGCGCGGGCTGCTAACGCAGTTCGAGGTGGCGGGCGACTACCCGCAGTTTGGCAACGATGACGACCGGGTGGACAGCCTCGCGGCCGAGCAGATCAGCGAGTTCGAGGCCAGCCTGGCGCAACACGAACTGTACCGCGGCGCCCGGCCGACCCTGTCCGTGCTGACGATCACCTCCAACGTCGTCTATGGCCACAAGACGGGCATGACACCCGATGGCCGCCCCGCCGGCGAGCCCTTCGCCCCCGGGGCCAACCCGCTCCACCACCGCGACCGCTGCGGGGCCCTGGCCTCGCTCAACTCGGTGGCCAAGCTGCCCTATGAGAGCTGCCAGGACGGCATCTCCTGCACGTTCTCGGTCACGCCCGCCACGCTCGGCCGCAGCCTGCGCAGCCGCAGTGGCAACCTGGTCAGCCTGCTGGACGGCTACTTCAGCCAGCAGGCCCACCACCTGAATGTGAACGTGGTCAACCGCGACCTGCTCATCGAGGCCATGGCTCACCCCGAGCGCCACCCGCACCTGACCATCCGCGTGTCGGGCTATGCGGTCAACTTCCACAAGCTCAGTCGCGAGCAGCAGGAGGAAGTGCTCGAGCGGACCTTCCACGAGGCGATGTGAGGCACGGGATCGCCATGACTGGACGCCTGCACTCAATCGAGACGCTGGGGGCGCTGGACGGGCCCGGCCTGCGCGCCGTGGTGTTCCTGCAGGGCTGCCCCTTGCGCTGCCAGTACTGCCACAACCCCGACACGTGGGACCTCGCCGGCGGCACGGAGATCTCCGCCGAGGCGCTCGTGGCGCGGGTGTGCCGGCTGCGGCCGTACTTCGGGGCGCAGGGCGGGGTCACGCTCTCCGGTGGCGAGCCGCTGGCCCAGCCGCAGTTTGCGGCCGAGGTCTCGCACCTGTGCCGCGCGCAGGGCCTCCACACCGCCCTCGACACCAGCGGCGCCTGTCCCGGCCCGGCCGCCGCTGAGGTTCTACGCCACACCGACCTGGTGATTCTCGATCTCAAGGCCACCGACCCCGAGCAGTACCGGGCGCTGACCGGCGGGGAACTGTCGCGCACGTGGGAGTTCGTGCGTCAGGTGACGGCGGCAGGGGTGGCGCTGTGGGTGCGGCAGGTGATCGTGCCGGGGTGGAATGACACGGAGGCCGACGCGCACCGCCTGGGCGAGGCGCTGCGGGGGTTGCCGACGCTGGAGCGCATCGAGCTGCTGCCGTACCACACGCTGGGCCTGAGCAAATGGGCACAACTGGGGCTGCGCTCACCGCTGGCCGACCGCCCGGCGGCTGACCCGGAGCACGTGGCCCGGCTGGAGCGCTGCGCGCGTGCGGCCAGCTTCACCAACTCGTGAGCGCTCGGGAACAGCACCTCCCATGGCCCTCGCCTGGCACACTCAGCCCCCGGGTGAGGCCGTGCGAAGACACCATCCTCGTTACCCCGGCGATGAGGCAGAGCCTCTGGAGGAGTCGCCGCCCTCGAGGCGAAGTTGCCCTCCGCAGCACGCACAACCACAAAGGGGAAGTGATGCCATGCGCCGCGGTTTCACGTTGATTGAGCTTCTGGTTGTCATCGCGATCATCGCCATCCTGGCGGCGATCCTGTTCCCGGTGTTCGCGAAGGCGCGTGAGAAGGCACGGCAATCGGCGTGCCAGAGCAATCTCAAGCAGCTTGGACTTGCCATCCTGCAGTACACCCAGGACTATGACGAGAAGATGCCTTTGCTGGCGCCGTACAATCCCGCTGGCACCCAGGTCTACCTCCAGGACAACATCGCTCCGTACATGAAGAACACTCAGCTCTGGCAGTGCCCCAGTGCAGCGGGCCAGTACTGGGCCACCTACGGGGTGCCGGCAGTCTACGTGAGCCAGCAGGTGGTGACCTATGGCATTCAGGACAACCTGGTGTACGTCCACAGCCTGGACCATTTCGGCCGAGTGAACCCACCACTCTCGGTTGGCGCAATCGTCCGTCCGGCCGAGATCTACATGATGACCGACTCGGCCTACTACACCAACTGGATCCGCAACACCGCCGCCGCGACGCTGGATCCCGCTGGCGTCAACCGCATGCGCTTCCCCCACAATGGCGGTATGAACGTCCTGTATGTGGACGGTCACGTGAAGTTCGCCACCGAGTCGGCCATGCGCGGTGGCAGCGTGGATGACCGGTGGTACATGTAGGTCTGGCGCAGGCGGCAGGTCCTGAAGCGCGGCAACCCGGTGTGCCCGGCCTCCGGGCGCACCGGTCCAGGACCGCTTGACGCCTGGCTGCGGCACCAGCCTGGTAGACAGGAACCTCACGGCGTGCCTCGTGCGCGACACGGTCAGCGCGTCGAGGCCCGCTCGCTCGCCCTCAGTGTGCCACCACGCACAGGACCGCGCCTGCCAACGTGACGGCCAGCGCAAGCCATAGCAGGCTGCAACCGATGCTGGTCCTGGCCCTGACCGGAGTCCTGACGACCACCGGCGGCATGGCGACGCCCGGTGTGGGCGGGAGGGCTGGGGTGCTGCTCAGCAACTGCTGCAGCCGCTGCTCGATCTCCAGTCGCTGCGCGGGGTCAAGCTGGTCGCCCACCTGCTCCCAGGGCACTCGCACTGACCTGCTCTCGGTCGCCAGGTCCAGGGCCTGTCCGCTCTGCAGGTCGGTCCTCATGCGCGCCGCCAGTTGCTCCTCGTACGCCTCCATCAGCCGCCGCCACTGCTCCTCGGTCAGCCACTGCTGCTTGTCCACGGCCTCCTGTGGGAAGCTCAGGTGGACCTGCGCCGTGACGGTCCGATTGACGGAGACGACCCCCCCCGGCGTCGGCCCAGCAGTTGGTGGCAGCGGGGGAACGATGATCGACTCGGGTGGCCGGGGTGTGGCGGGGACAGGGGGCGTCGCGGCGACAGGCGGAGACGGCTCCGTGGGGTCGGGGCTGCGCAAGACCGCCCCACAGTGCGAACAGGTCTCGCTGTCGTCAGGCATGACCGCCCCGCAGTTGGGGCAGGTGGTTCCGCCGAGTCTAGTCACCGCGTCGTCCTCTCTCCGGGGCAGGGCTCAGAACGTACTCCTACCCGTCCCGTCCTCAGCTTCAGGCTATGCTATCGTCCCGCACACAGGTTCGGACCGGCAGCGGCAATCTCCTGCCCGGAGCGCGCGTGTCGGGTCGCCACGTGCCATGCAGCCCCGCCTCACCGTCCCGACCCCGATAGCTCGATCTTGACATTCCCTCGATCCTCTCCCGCCAGACTCACCTCGACAGGCAACGGAAGCGATGCCGTCAGGTGCTTCGCCACCATCCCGTCCACGTTCGCCCTGCCCCACCGCGTCCTGCAGGCCTCGACCGGCTGGCCGGGCCGCCCCGGCCGATTCACGATGAAGCTCCTATCGTGTCGCTTGACATTGCCCTGCCGGACGGTCACCATGCCGTCGTGGCGAGACAGACGCACGACGGTCTTTCGCCGGCGGGTGAGAAGCGGTAGAATCACGGCACGGGCAGGCGGGCGATCAGTCACCCGAGGACGCCGAGGTTGGCAGACGCCGGCACGGATCGGCCCGACCCCTCCCGCCCGCACAGAGGTCGAGATGACACATCCGCGGTACCGTGGTCCCCATGCCGGCCGTGTCGTCACCGGCCTATTGCTCCTCCTGCTGGCCGTGCAGTCACATGGCGCCTGGGCCCAGCAGGCCGAACTCCGGGCTGGCAGCGGGGGTGTCGTCGGTCGCCTGGTCGTGCTGCCGACGCGCGGGTCCGGGCTGTACTCGTGGGCGCTGCCGGTGACACTGGGGGGACTGCTCAAGCAGGCGCAGGTGGACACCGTGAGCACGGAGGCCCTGGCGGCCCTGCTGAAGGAGCGGAAGCTGGGCGACCTGGCAGGCGGTCTGCCCGCGAACTGGTCCCCCGAAACGCTGGCGGCTGCGGCCGAGGCCGGGCAGGTAGGGAAGGACAGCGGCTACGTGCTGATGGCCTCGTGGAATACCGCGCAGCCCGACGAGAAGCAGTGGGCCGATGACACGCCCTTCTGGCTGCTGGCGACCCTCAAGAAGGGCAACACCACCGTCTTTGGCACCACGCGCCTACCGCGCGAGGAGGGCAGGTTCTACCCGCTGGCCGACTACCAGGTCGCCATTCAGGACCTCGCCGAGATGGTCGCACAGAACATCAGCCCCGGCGCCCTCGAACAGGCCCGGCGCGCCGACCGGTGGCGACAGCAGATCACGCCGACGCAAGTGCGCCTGCTGGCCGAGGCGGAGCAGGACATCGCCGCCGGGCGCCTGCAAGAGGCGCGGACGAGGCTTGAGCAAGCCCAGGCCGGCGCCACGGGCGCGGCCGGGGCGCTTGTGGCCATGCGGCGCCTGGTGGAGGTGAACGCGGCCCTGGGGAGGCAGGACCCCGGGCGCGCGGACGCCATCGGCAAGCAGGAGGAGCAAGCCGGACGGGCGCTCGCCGCGCAGAGCGGACGGGCCCGCGCCTGGGCGGAGCTGTCGGTGGCGGAGGGTCTCCGCCTCCAGCGCAAGTGGCCGGACGCGGCCGAGGCGTACCTCGCCTGGATCCAGCACCTGGCGGACGAGCAGCTCATGCAGCCCGATGAGTTCCTCCCCGAGGCGGCCCGCCCGGAACTCGATGCCCGCAAGCCCCGCCTCTGGGGCCACCTGACTACCCCCGGCCTCGAAGCGCAATGGTGGGCCACGGTGGGCCTGGCCCTGTACCGGGGCGTGTCGGGCGCCGTGGCTGAGCCGGTCTGCGCCTATGCTGCCCAACGCGCCGCCGCGGAGCCCGACCCGGCCAGCCGCGCCGCCGCCTTCGTCGTGCTCGCCGACCAGGCGAAGCTGCGCAGCGACTTGCAGGCGGCGCTGGCAGGATACCAACAGGCCCTGGCGATCCGCGAGCAGATGTCGCCTGGCTCGCTGGACTGCGCCGCCGTCCACAACAAGCTCGGCAATGCCTACGCCGACATGGACGACCAGGGGCGCGCGCTCGAGTGGTACCGCAAGGCCGTCACAATCCGCGAGCGGCTCGCGCCCGACACCCTCGACTGCGCGGTCAGCTACAGTAACCTCGGCACCATCCACACCTCCCGGGGCGATCTGGACCAGGCGCTGCAGTGGTATGCGAAGGCGCTGGCCATCCGCGAGCGGCTGGCACCCGGCTCGCTGGGTTGCGCCAGCACCTACAACAACATCGGCGCTGCGTACCGGAGCCAGGGCGACGACGAGCGGGCCCTGGCGCGTTTCCGGCAGGCGCTGGACATCTACGAGAAGGAAGCGCCCGGCTCCCGCGACTGTGCCGTCATCTACAACAACCTCGGAAACGTCGCCTGCGACCAGGGCGAGATGGACCAGGCCCTGGCGTGGTACGAAAAGGCGCTGGCCATCCGGGAGCGTCTCACGCCGGACTCGTTGGCCTGCGCGGCGGTGTACAACAACATCGGGACCGCCTACGCCAACCACGGTGAGTACGACCGCGCCCTGCAGTGGCACCAGAAAGCGCGGCCGCTGCTGGAGCGCCGGGCCCCGGGCTCGTCACTGTGCGCGATGAGCTACGCCAACATCGGTCAGGTCTACGGCCACCAGGGGAACTCAGGCGCGGCAGTGGAGTGGCTGCAGCAGGCGCTGTCCATCTACCAGAGGCTGACGCCGCGTTCGCTGGACTGCGCCTGCACTGACTCGGCCGTGGGGTTCTACCTGCTGAACCTCGACAGGACCGAGGAGGCGCTCACTCATCTGACACGGGCCGCTGCCATCTCGCCGCAGGATGCGGGGGTGCAGGTCAACCTGGCGTGGGGGCGGCTGACGCTCAAGCAGCTGGATCAGGCCGTCGCCCTCCTCGACCGCGTCTGCGCGCGCCCCGCCAGGGATCTGGCCGGGATCGTGACCACCAAGGACGAGAGCCTCGCGAAGCACTTGCTGACCCAGGGGAACCCGGGCGGGTACTACCTGCTCGGGCGGGTGTGGGAGGCTGCGAACCAGGTGGAGTGGGCTGTGGACGCCTATGGTCGGTTCGTCGAGTCCGCCCGGGGCGACCGCACGTGGCGGCTGCTCGATGAGCACTTGCGGTCAAAGAGGCTGGGCGCCGACAAGTAGCGCGCCTCAGAACTCCAGGGGTGCACTCAACGGGACGCGATCCCATGCTGCGACAAAGGTCTCGCTATCGGCCCACCCCTCCGTCGGGATGCTGTTAGCCGATGGTCCGCCGAGCGTCGTGCGCAGCAGTTGCAGCATCGCCTGCGCCGGGTCCGTCTTCCCCCCCGCCGCAACCTGCGCCACTGCCGCCGCCTCGGGCGGCCGGGCGAACGCAAAGACCTTGGCCACGGCCAGCCGCATGTCGTGCGGGGGCCCTCCGGTCGGCAGCGTGAGCATCGCCTCGCCCGCCTGAGCGGGGCTGATCGCCTGCGGCGGCAGCACCACGACGCGCCCCGTCGTGTCGGCTGCCACCACGACCACGTGGCACGGCGCGCTCGCCTCCAGCTTGAGCTTCACCGTGGCGCCGGGCAGATACAGCGGCCGGTCTCGGTCGGGGGTCACCGACACCCGGAACGTATGGCCGTGGTTCCGCAGCCACGCTGCTCCCTGGACCGCCCGCAGGTAGTGCAGCATTCCCCGCAGCCATGTCACCGAGTCCTCCAGCGACCGGGGGGCGGGCCTGCCGTGCGCCAGTCGGCAGGGGAAGTCGGCCGCCCTGGCCCGCGCGAACGGCCGTGTCACGTTCTCTTCCTCGATGCTGACCCACATCCGGTAGTCCGTTCCCGGATCGCGGGCCGACTCACTCAGTTGCACGTACGGCGCCGCCCCGAGTCGCTCCCGCACACCTCGGCTCTCGTCCGGCAGGTCCAGTCCGAGCGGATCGGCCGCCTGCGCGCACACGCGCAGCTTCGGCAGCACGATCTGCTGCAGGCGCGCCACCGCCGCTCGGGGTCCGCCCGTCTCCGTCGTGCCGGCCAGACGCGCCATCCCCCCACCCTCCGGTGGCGCTTCCAGCGTCGCCGACGGCGCCACGGGTGTTCCGACCGGTCTTGGCTCCCCATACACCGCCAGGGCACTCCCCGCCCCCAGGAAGGGGTCAGCCGGCATCACCAGCGCGCCCTCGTGTGGCACGGCCACATAGTAGGGCAGCCCGGCCGGCGACGCGGCGGGCTGTACGAACGGTGCAGCCCCCAGGCCCTGCCCGTGGGCATTGGTCGTCTGCCCGATGCAGCCCAGCACCGACAGGAACCGCGCCGTGCGCGCGATGTCGTCCCATGATTGGTTCTCCGGTCCCGCGGTCAGCGCGCGCACCAGGGAGCCTGTCAGCACCCCCGTCTGCCGCAACTGGCCTCCGACCGGCAGTTCCGGCCCGACGCCCGACGCCACCTCCCACGACTGGCAGGCCGTCACGGTCACGGTCCGTCGCTGGATCGCCGCCAGGTCCTCCGGGCTGATCTGTGGCGCCAGCCCCGCGGCGGCCAACGCCGGCGTCGCCACCGGTCGCGTCTCTGGCTCTGTCGCCGAGTACCGGATGGGCGGCTCGGGGCCGAAGGGCGAGCGCAGCACATCCATCGCCAGCGCCCCACCGCCGGAATGGCAGGCGTCAATGACGAACACGGACTGCCCATCGCGCAGGCGTGAGTGCAGCCAGCGTAGCTGCGAGAAGGTCAGCACCTGTGGCGGGTCGGTCCTCGCGTAGTCCGAGCCGAGCAGCGCCTCCTCGTGGATATTGGCGCCCCCGCCTGTGTAGTGGAGGAATGTCCCGTGGCCGGAGTAGCTGAAGAAGATGAGGTCGTCCGGGCCGGCCCTGCCGAACCAACTCGCGAAGCTCTCCGCGATGTTGGCGCTGGTGGCTGGCCCGGCGGCGGGCGTCTGGAGCGGCCACTGCTCCGGGGGGCTGAGCAATACCCGGATGTTCTCCGGCTTGAACCCGAAGCGACGCACCAAGACCTCGTACAGTGACAGCACGTCATTGACCGTCGTCGGCAGGTCCGCCGGCTTGAGGTTCGGCCCCTCGTCGTAGACTGCACAGCCGCACAGGAGCGCGTACTGCTCCGCCGTCGCCGGCGCGGCGAGGAATGCCGCGGCCAGCGCCATCGCTGCCCCCATCGTCGCCCGGCGCCTCGTGACCATCGTGCCTCTGCCTGTGCTGCTAGTTCGCCGCACACTTGCGCGCCGGGTCGCCGTGCACCTCGAACCCCGCCCACCATGTGGGTGTGGCGTACGGTGTCCTTGAGCCCGCCGCCTGCCGGCGCACGATCTCCCGCTTGGCTGCCAGTACTGCCTCGCCCACCGGCAGCCCGCCCTTCATCCACGCCTGTGAGAACGCTCGCCAGAAGTCCACCGTGACTGCCGGGTCGCACTCCCACAGCGAGGTGACCAGTGCGCTGGCTCCGGCGATCAGGTAGCCCCGCGACAGGCTCAGCAGGTCGTCCCCCGGCCGCCCCATGTTGCCCGAGCCCCGCGTGCCGCCGGCGGCCATCGCCTGGCCGGTCTGGCATGCTGCCAGGAACACGACGGGGACCGCGATAGGCAGCGTCATCGTCTGGGCGAGGTCCAGGGGCTCGCCCTCGCGCATGGCCGCCTCGTGCTCACACCCGGGCGACGGCGCCAGCCGCAAGCACGAGGCCAACGGGTCGCGCCAGTTGGCCTGTCCGTGGCAGCCCAGAACCGCCAGCGCAAGTGGCGCCTGCAGCACTTGGCGCGCCGCCGACGGCGTGGCCGCAGCGGCCTCGTACGGCCCTGGGGCACGTACCTCCGCCGCTACACTGTCACTGATGGGCCCCAGCTTCGCGACCGCCTGCTGATAGGCGTCCCCTGCGGCCACCTGCGGATAGCGGGGCCGGTTCACGATCCCGACACCGGCGGTCGGCGCCCCCGCCTGCCGGCGCAAGGTGACAAGCGACCCGGTCGTGGGCAGGTACGCTACCGCCCGGACGCGGCCCTCCAGGCCCCAGAAGCGCGTGTCTGCCGGCACGGTCGCAGCCGTCTCGGCCGGCGCCCGGTCGTCAGGGAAGCCCGCGATGAGCGCCTCGAAGGGGAGGTAGTGCATGACCCCATGCGGCACGACGATGACGGTCCGCGCCTCGCCGATCTCGGCTGAAACAGGCGCGATCAGGAGGTCGTAGAGCAGGCGCAGCGCCTGCGGCCACTTCCCGACCACCGGCTGCGTCCCGCCCTCCGGCGACGTCACCCCGGTCCGCTCCGGCCACAGGCCCTCCTGCGTGGCCTGCACCAACCTCGCCACGACGGCCTCCAACTCCTGACTCTCCTGCAGCCCCAGCAGCTTCGCCGCCACGGCGCGGTTACTGCCGAGGTCTAGTGCCACCAGCGTGGGCGGCCCCGTCTTCCGGAGCACCGTGACCGTCCCCACGTCGCGCCACAGGCTGTAGGCCACGATGACCTCATCGTCGTGCATGGCCGATTGGACCTGCACGAGCGACACGCGCGTCGCCGCCATGGCCTCGCCGTAGCCCCGCTCGGTCCCCGCCGCCAGCGCCGCGGCCATCTCGACCCACTGCCCCCTCATGCGTGCCAGGTCCTGCTGTCCGACCTCGCCAAGGGTCCCGCCGGCGGCCTTCTCTTCCAGGCGCACCAGGTCGTGCCGCAGGCGCTCGGCAGCAGCGATCACCGGGACTTGCGACTCCCGCCACACGGCTCCCATCTGCACCAGGTCCGCGAACGTTCGGGCTTTCGCGAGATCGGACACCTGCCACGCCATCTCCTCCCAGCTCGCGCCCCACTCGCCCAGCAGTTCCTCCGGGAAGGGCTTGCCCTGCTGTCGCAGCCAGAGCAGGACCGCGTTCAGTCGCCCGAACATGGCGTCCCTGGTGCGGCGGTACTCCGCGCCCTCCGCCGGGGCCAGTCCGGCCACCGTGCGCTCGCACAGCCCGATCCCATGCAGATAGACCAGCACCGCCTCGATCATCTGTCCGCCCAGCTCGAGCGCCCGGGCCTCCTGCGCCATCGCGTCCAGCGCCTCCCGGTACAGCCCGAGGCCCTCCAGGGCATCGCCGGAGCGCCGCGCCAGTCGCTGCGCCCGGAGCAGGCCCGGGGTCGGGTCAGCCGGTGACGTCACCAGCACCTCGTATGTCAGCGCCCGCGCCAGGTTCTG encodes the following:
- the pflB gene encoding formate C-acetyltransferase encodes the protein MAQDAWRGFDNGPWRDGIAVRDFIQRHYTPYTGDEAFLADPTPRTRHVLAEAQRLMQAEADAGGVLDIDTSTISSLLTYPAGYLDREHELIVGLQTDAPLRRGVNPFGGIRMARAACEEYGYTLDERVEEIFSYRTTHNEGVFRVYTDEMRAARRSGVITGLPDAYGRGRIIGDYRRVPLYGVDRLIAAKQADKRALGRGPMTEETIRLSEELHKQIDFLGKLKDMAALYGYDVSGPATTAREAVQWLYFAYLGAIKEQNGAAMSLGRVSAFLDIYFERDLAEGTLDEAGAQELMDDLCLKLRLARQLRTPDYNELFAGDPTWVTEALGGQGEDGRTLVTRTSFRMLHTLYNLGPAPEPNLTVLWAQTLPAAWKRYCARVSIETGAIQYENDDVMRPLYGDDYGIACCVSAMQTGRQMQYFGARCNLPKVLLMALNGGRDEISGTQVGPELPPLPEGVLDYATVMERFRFYRDWLAGLYANTMNVIHYMHDKYACEKLQMALHDTTVERLMAFGVAGLSVLADSLSAIKYAQVTARRDERGLLTQFEVAGDYPQFGNDDDRVDSLAAEQISEFEASLAQHELYRGARPTLSVLTITSNVVYGHKTGMTPDGRPAGEPFAPGANPLHHRDRCGALASLNSVAKLPYESCQDGISCTFSVTPATLGRSLRSRSGNLVSLLDGYFSQQAHHLNVNVVNRDLLIEAMAHPERHPHLTIRVSGYAVNFHKLSREQQEEVLERTFHEAM
- the pflA gene encoding pyruvate formate lyase-activating protein, whose translation is MTGRLHSIETLGALDGPGLRAVVFLQGCPLRCQYCHNPDTWDLAGGTEISAEALVARVCRLRPYFGAQGGVTLSGGEPLAQPQFAAEVSHLCRAQGLHTALDTSGACPGPAAAEVLRHTDLVILDLKATDPEQYRALTGGELSRTWEFVRQVTAAGVALWVRQVIVPGWNDTEADAHRLGEALRGLPTLERIELLPYHTLGLSKWAQLGLRSPLADRPAADPEHVARLERCARAASFTNS
- a CDS encoding DUF1559 domain-containing protein; protein product: MRRGFTLIELLVVIAIIAILAAILFPVFAKAREKARQSACQSNLKQLGLAILQYTQDYDEKMPLLAPYNPAGTQVYLQDNIAPYMKNTQLWQCPSAAGQYWATYGVPAVYVSQQVVTYGIQDNLVYVHSLDHFGRVNPPLSVGAIVRPAEIYMMTDSAYYTNWIRNTAAATLDPAGVNRMRFPHNGGMNVLYVDGHVKFATESAMRGGSVDDRWYM
- a CDS encoding zinc ribbon domain-containing protein encodes the protein MTRLGGTTCPNCGAVMPDDSETCSHCGAVLRSPDPTEPSPPVAATPPVPATPRPPESIIVPPLPPTAGPTPGGVVSVNRTVTAQVHLSFPQEAVDKQQWLTEEQWRRLMEAYEEQLAARMRTDLQSGQALDLATESRSVRVPWEQVGDQLDPAQRLEIEQRLQQLLSSTPALPPTPGVAMPPVVVRTPVRARTSIGCSLLWLALAVTLAGAVLCVVAH
- a CDS encoding tetratricopeptide repeat protein, whose amino-acid sequence is MTHPRYRGPHAGRVVTGLLLLLLAVQSHGAWAQQAELRAGSGGVVGRLVVLPTRGSGLYSWALPVTLGGLLKQAQVDTVSTEALAALLKERKLGDLAGGLPANWSPETLAAAAEAGQVGKDSGYVLMASWNTAQPDEKQWADDTPFWLLATLKKGNTTVFGTTRLPREEGRFYPLADYQVAIQDLAEMVAQNISPGALEQARRADRWRQQITPTQVRLLAEAEQDIAAGRLQEARTRLEQAQAGATGAAGALVAMRRLVEVNAALGRQDPGRADAIGKQEEQAGRALAAQSGRARAWAELSVAEGLRLQRKWPDAAEAYLAWIQHLADEQLMQPDEFLPEAARPELDARKPRLWGHLTTPGLEAQWWATVGLALYRGVSGAVAEPVCAYAAQRAAAEPDPASRAAAFVVLADQAKLRSDLQAALAGYQQALAIREQMSPGSLDCAAVHNKLGNAYADMDDQGRALEWYRKAVTIRERLAPDTLDCAVSYSNLGTIHTSRGDLDQALQWYAKALAIRERLAPGSLGCASTYNNIGAAYRSQGDDERALARFRQALDIYEKEAPGSRDCAVIYNNLGNVACDQGEMDQALAWYEKALAIRERLTPDSLACAAVYNNIGTAYANHGEYDRALQWHQKARPLLERRAPGSSLCAMSYANIGQVYGHQGNSGAAVEWLQQALSIYQRLTPRSLDCACTDSAVGFYLLNLDRTEEALTHLTRAAAISPQDAGVQVNLAWGRLTLKQLDQAVALLDRVCARPARDLAGIVTTKDESLAKHLLTQGNPGGYYLLGRVWEAANQVEWAVDAYGRFVESARGDRTWRLLDEHLRSKRLGADK
- a CDS encoding caspase family protein, with translation MVTRRRATMGAAMALAAAFLAAPATAEQYALLCGCAVYDEGPNLKPADLPTTVNDVLSLYEVLVRRFGFKPENIRVLLSPPEQWPLQTPAAGPATSANIAESFASWFGRAGPDDLIFFSYSGHGTFLHYTGGGANIHEEALLGSDYARTDPPQVLTFSQLRWLHSRLRDGQSVFVIDACHSGGGALAMDVLRSPFGPEPPIRYSATEPETRPVATPALAAAGLAPQISPEDLAAIQRRTVTVTACQSWEVASGVGPELPVGGQLRQTGVLTGSLVRALTAGPENQSWDDIARTARFLSVLGCIGQTTNAHGQGLGAAPFVQPAASPAGLPYYVAVPHEGALVMPADPFLGAGSALAVYGEPRPVGTPVAPSATLEAPPEGGGMARLAGTTETGGPRAAVARLQQIVLPKLRVCAQAADPLGLDLPDESRGVRERLGAAPYVQLSESARDPGTDYRMWVSIEEENVTRPFARARAADFPCRLAHGRPAPRSLEDSVTWLRGMLHYLRAVQGAAWLRNHGHTFRVSVTPDRDRPLYLPGATVKLKLEASAPCHVVVVAADTTGRVVVLPPQAISPAQAGEAMLTLPTGGPPHDMRLAVAKVFAFARPPEAAAVAQVAAGGKTDPAQAMLQLLRTTLGGPSANSIPTEGWADSETFVAAWDRVPLSAPLEF
- a CDS encoding CHAT domain-containing protein, encoding MSTRAVARHAGRSWCRAALGAMLVAVAMWAGPVSGDPAAPAGVDLPALLRAGNPVDLQTPLDGLRGDSPSTRWARARLHERQAEVLSAAGLAGASGEAAARGLGDCGTDAWEVAARLHLIVARRCDELGPDRRAAYDGLRERTWEAEVAAADAVVGRLGDTFGARVIGRQMEAERSYHSCRTLPDANPDRLLGPVVQKLRDLRTTAGDTDQRSLASGALCSALNDYADACRRQGNELSDAGGGPARAVALLKAAVRLSGEAWEAYGDVPNPVSASQATLLQNRALALLNLGEVLLYATSFDDPRLTAAQKEALLQPVRQSAPPTEATRLLQEASRLVGAGRTPAQAPPAMRLHWMLLQNLARALTYEVLVTSPADPTPGLLRAQRLARRSGDALEGLGLYREALDAMAQEARALELGGQMIEAVLVYLHGIGLCERTVAGLAPAEGAEYRRTRDAMFGRLNAVLLWLRQQGKPFPEELLGEWGASWEEMAWQVSDLAKARTFADLVQMGAVWRESQVPVIAAAERLRHDLVRLEEKAAGGTLGEVGQQDLARMRGQWVEMAAALAAGTERGYGEAMAATRVSLVQVQSAMHDDEVIVAYSLWRDVGTVTVLRKTGPPTLVALDLGSNRAVAAKLLGLQESQELEAVVARLVQATQEGLWPERTGVTSPEGGTQPVVGKWPQALRLLYDLLIAPVSAEIGEARTVIVVPHGVMHYLPFEALIAGFPDDRAPAETAATVPADTRFWGLEGRVRAVAYLPTTGSLVTLRRQAGAPTAGVGIVNRPRYPQVAAGDAYQQAVAKLGPISDSVAAEVRAPGPYEAAAATPSAARQVLQAPLALAVLGCHGQANWRDPLASCLRLAPSPGCEHEAAMREGEPLDLAQTMTLPIAVPVVFLAACQTGQAMAAGGTRGSGNMGRPGDDLLSLSRGYLIAGASALVTSLWECDPAVTVDFWRAFSQAWMKGGLPVGEAVLAAKREIVRRQAAGSRTPYATPTWWAGFEVHGDPARKCAAN